A single Cryomorphaceae bacterium DNA region contains:
- a CDS encoding glycosyltransferase family 39 protein, producing MLLAGLLYANTLSHDYALDDKIVLSNNQFTQKGIGGIWDHLTNESFVGFFGKQKELVAGARYRPLSLITFSIEYAFFGESPGVSHFFNLLFYALTALILYRWLRALLKQEDALLSVAFLATLLFVVHPLHTEVVANIKGRDDLLAFLLAAAAGWYMLRDVPSARYLTGVYFFLALLAKESAIAIVLIYPLSLWVARADSRTWQRMIPIGIATVAFLALRFSVVGFPKSDVADQLMNNPFLEMNTSEKYATIVYTLGQYVKLSFVPYPLTHDYYPYHIAIQQWTSAGTLLSLGAIVLGTIGAIIGLLRRQWWGFGIAVFFLGLGLTSNVLFPVGVFMSERFAYISTMGWALSIGWFMKEYLFKDSLDWSKAPSLAKGVLVSLALVFSVLTVARNRDWKDDATLVSKDIKTSAESAKVNFTYGKMKYLDAMASGNQQTRRQLLQESNRALAKSERIDPTLPDTYNLLALTGYYLTGNPDVFVQNYLRLFELNRDVDKKIILKNIQDLTKNDPTSKQIQIYEGLYPVMSGSYDLNMILATTYSRVLKNFQKSIPYYQKALEIKPKSEDAWKDLALIYQEIGEYDESLAAFKELEKLRPQDKKVKASIGKIYNKMGQADSSAYYKQLAK from the coding sequence ATGCTCCTTGCGGGCCTGTTGTACGCGAACACGCTATCGCACGATTATGCCCTAGACGACAAAATAGTCTTGTCCAACAACCAGTTTACGCAAAAGGGCATAGGCGGAATTTGGGATCATTTGACCAACGAATCGTTTGTCGGATTCTTCGGAAAGCAGAAAGAGCTGGTTGCGGGCGCCCGATACAGACCCTTAAGCCTCATTACTTTCAGCATTGAATACGCATTTTTTGGTGAGAGCCCAGGGGTAAGCCACTTCTTCAACCTTTTATTCTATGCGCTCACGGCGCTCATCCTTTATCGCTGGCTCCGAGCCTTGCTTAAACAAGAAGATGCGCTCCTAAGTGTGGCCTTTCTGGCTACGCTACTTTTTGTTGTTCACCCATTGCACACCGAAGTTGTGGCCAATATCAAAGGCCGGGATGACCTATTGGCATTTCTTCTGGCCGCGGCCGCGGGTTGGTATATGCTTCGCGATGTGCCTTCGGCACGATACTTAACTGGAGTATATTTCTTCCTAGCCTTGTTGGCTAAAGAGAGCGCCATTGCTATTGTACTTATTTATCCTCTTTCACTTTGGGTCGCTCGGGCTGATTCTCGGACATGGCAGCGAATGATTCCAATAGGGATAGCTACTGTGGCCTTTCTAGCTCTGCGCTTTTCAGTGGTGGGTTTTCCCAAATCGGACGTTGCAGATCAGCTTATGAACAACCCGTTCTTAGAGATGAACACTTCGGAAAAGTACGCCACTATTGTGTACACTCTTGGGCAATACGTTAAGCTGAGCTTTGTTCCCTATCCACTCACACATGACTATTACCCTTATCACATTGCCATTCAGCAATGGACTTCTGCGGGCACCCTCTTGTCTCTTGGAGCCATAGTTCTGGGAACCATTGGAGCAATAATAGGATTGCTGCGACGTCAGTGGTGGGGCTTTGGCATCGCCGTATTTTTCCTTGGACTAGGCCTCACTTCAAACGTGCTCTTTCCTGTTGGTGTGTTCATGAGCGAACGATTTGCCTACATCTCTACCATGGGGTGGGCTCTATCCATAGGATGGTTTATGAAGGAGTATCTTTTCAAAGATAGCCTAGATTGGTCCAAGGCGCCGTCTTTAGCCAAAGGCGTCCTTGTGAGCCTAGCGTTGGTTTTTAGCGTTCTGACAGTAGCGCGCAATAGGGATTGGAAAGATGACGCCACTTTGGTTTCTAAAGACATCAAAACGAGCGCAGAGTCGGCCAAGGTGAACTTCACGTACGGGAAAATGAAGTATTTGGATGCTATGGCCAGCGGCAACCAGCAAACCAGAAGGCAGCTCTTGCAAGAATCGAATCGGGCATTGGCCAAGTCCGAGAGAATTGACCCGACCTTGCCGGATACCTATAACCTCTTGGCTTTAACCGGATATTATTTGACAGGAAATCCGGATGTATTTGTCCAAAACTACTTGAGACTATTCGAACTGAATCGAGATGTGGACAAGAAGATCATTCTCAAGAATATTCAAGATTTGACTAAAAATGATCCCACGAGCAAGCAGATTCAGATTTATGAAGGTCTTTATCCCGTGATGTCGGGTTCTTACGACTTGAATATGATCTTAGCCACCACCTATTCTCGAGTGCTCAAGAATTTCCAAAAGTCAATTCCCTATTACCAGAAGGCACTTGAGATCAAGCCGAAAAGTGAGGATGCTTGGAAAGACTTGGCTTTAATCTACCAAGAGATCGGCGAATATGATGAGAGTTTGGCGGCTTTTAAGGAACTAGAGAAACTCCGTCCACAGGATAAAAAGGTGAAAGCGAGCATTGGCAAAATCTACAACAAGATGGGCCAAGCAGATAGCTCGGCCTACTATAAGCAATTAGCGAAATAA
- a CDS encoding DUF3857 domain-containing protein produces the protein MKQCLLLLVVLIGLSVQAQDRIKYKDIVWPLDSHNIFVPEKWADEPAVILDRVVRYQRYEARNQFSGKEYEVYYKIKFQNNEGAEQYRYFFIPYVPNTTLDRLDARLTKPDGRVADIDAKFFKNKRVMEDVSGFSAERFIIFEVPTVESGDQLELFWRYQGHPLPQHMYFDDYLPVVRSTYILTHPEYDPYGYSSFLGAPDAAQKEEFFRQEYKWRMTELEARRKEEHFIPALALPHIEQAFSPTFQDDYGWPLEWWIFLRQLDRMQEGVNSRYDKSLEAFLQDQWRPIPPYEITARIKAVHDYFNKHLTLTKYSRGINIGNDLNYGRIHPDALYLFYDDLLRRFDIPYRLVLAKERSRGDLDSTLISLDEISHAFFEFTDTTSGQTHFLIPMQWEGKYALDELPGDLLGTEAVFVGAPDEQVTVETLPSFPLERSKVHRSAIVNLNGYEEEVSYPVREQWSGAASAYWSELKFKERNPERPPLKRYVNWKDKWRDLEDRPVLIAFDGDDPAFATEWQYRRTGAKVDWQGDTVTIVPQALLQTEQVYNGPVKRQYPLFLPYAGVDQSDVYLQFGRDMVPLTFPGYNWRLPGLMEARFSVERVDNQTYRLHFICAYLKDVYSPEEAMQMRNLWREIVRVLDVPFRMAAQ, from the coding sequence ATGAAGCAATGCTTGCTCCTTTTGGTGGTGCTGATCGGACTTAGTGTTCAAGCCCAAGACCGAATCAAATACAAGGACATTGTCTGGCCCTTGGACTCTCACAACATTTTTGTTCCGGAAAAGTGGGCCGATGAACCAGCGGTCATTTTGGATCGCGTCGTTCGATATCAGCGATACGAAGCCCGAAATCAGTTTAGTGGCAAAGAGTACGAGGTCTACTACAAGATTAAGTTTCAGAACAATGAAGGGGCAGAGCAGTACCGATATTTCTTTATTCCCTACGTTCCTAATACAACCCTGGATCGCCTTGATGCCCGATTGACAAAGCCCGATGGCAGAGTAGCGGACATCGATGCGAAGTTCTTTAAGAACAAGCGGGTGATGGAAGATGTCTCGGGGTTTTCGGCGGAGCGATTTATAATTTTTGAAGTACCTACGGTAGAGTCCGGCGACCAGTTGGAGCTGTTTTGGCGCTATCAAGGCCATCCGCTTCCACAACACATGTACTTCGACGATTATTTGCCCGTGGTTCGCAGCACTTATATTCTGACGCATCCTGAGTATGACCCTTATGGATATTCGTCGTTTTTGGGAGCGCCGGATGCGGCTCAGAAGGAGGAGTTTTTCCGTCAGGAATACAAGTGGCGAATGACGGAGTTGGAAGCGCGGCGAAAAGAAGAACACTTTATTCCCGCCTTGGCCCTACCGCATATTGAGCAGGCATTTTCACCTACTTTTCAGGACGATTACGGTTGGCCTCTGGAGTGGTGGATCTTTTTGCGTCAATTGGACCGCATGCAAGAAGGGGTGAATTCGAGGTACGATAAATCCCTAGAGGCTTTTCTTCAAGATCAATGGCGTCCAATTCCGCCTTATGAAATAACGGCGCGTATCAAGGCCGTTCACGATTACTTCAACAAGCATTTGACCCTGACGAAGTACTCGCGTGGCATTAATATTGGGAATGACCTCAACTACGGTCGCATTCACCCTGATGCCCTCTACCTTTTTTATGACGATCTGTTGCGGCGTTTTGACATTCCCTACCGACTGGTGCTGGCCAAAGAGCGTTCGCGGGGTGACTTGGATTCTACGCTGATCAGCTTGGATGAAATCAGCCATGCCTTTTTTGAATTTACGGACACCACAAGTGGGCAAACGCACTTTTTGATCCCCATGCAGTGGGAAGGTAAATACGCCTTAGATGAACTGCCTGGGGATTTGTTGGGGACTGAAGCCGTCTTTGTAGGCGCTCCCGACGAACAGGTTACTGTGGAGACGTTACCCAGCTTTCCACTAGAGCGCAGCAAGGTGCATCGAAGTGCCATTGTCAACTTGAACGGTTACGAAGAAGAAGTCAGTTATCCGGTTCGGGAGCAGTGGTCAGGTGCGGCATCGGCCTATTGGTCAGAGTTGAAGTTCAAGGAGCGAAATCCGGAACGCCCGCCCTTGAAGAGGTATGTGAATTGGAAGGATAAGTGGCGGGATCTGGAAGATCGACCCGTGCTGATTGCTTTTGATGGCGATGATCCGGCATTTGCGACCGAGTGGCAGTATCGCAGAACAGGGGCGAAGGTCGATTGGCAGGGAGATACAGTGACCATCGTGCCGCAGGCACTTCTTCAAACAGAACAGGTTTATAACGGTCCTGTAAAAAGGCAGTATCCACTGTTTTTGCCTTATGCAGGAGTGGATCAAAGCGACGTCTATCTTCAGTTCGGAAGGGATATGGTGCCCCTGACTTTCCCGGGGTATAATTGGCGCCTGCCCGGACTCATGGAAGCCCGATTTTCGGTGGAACGCGTGGACAATCAGACCTATCGCCTTCATTTCATCTGCGCGTATTTGAAGGATGTTTATTCTCCTGAAGAGGCCATGCAAATGCGTAACTTGTGGCGCGAGATCGTCCGCGTATTGGATGTTCCGTTTCGAATGGCCGCACAATGA
- a CDS encoding glycosyltransferase family 39 protein yields the protein MAKKAKKQARKASLKSSGLSARTMALVLFLISAAVYVNTLGHEFALDDSIVITGNEYTVQGFAGIDEHLTRDSFTGFFGNERDLVAGGRYRPMSLIFFSVEYALFGENPTVGHFLNILYYGLLVILLYFWLWRLLQHREHKFWSLPFIAALLFAVHPLHTEIVANIKGRDDIFALLGALGAAWFALRYSDEKKPLNLLWSGLLFFFGIMSKENTITFLAVIPLSLYYFRKPSVKEYVISLAPALLATAVFMALRISVVGVFAGGQADNLINNPFMEATIGERYGTTFYTLWRYLRLLFLPVGLTADYYPYHIPLLDFSDWRVWLGIVSNGALLIWALIKLPSRSIVSFGVLYYFITLSIVSNVFFTIGAFMNERFVFMSSVGWALAVAYGLIHFAGNKEGGKAPSALRYSVLGIALVFAVMSISRNRDWKNNETIYAADVLTSVNSCKANLAYGVQTVKNAVKLPAGQKRDQMLNEGIGHVERALEIYPQYIEALSEMGTIRFNQGRIDEAIDYYMMCMEVRNNQDNRAIMHSNINFVFERVKDPQGHLDAINRFLEYDTVNAAPLITKGRILENEFSRHEKAAQAFRAAAAREPENPDPWYSLGVIAYNNRNLALLDEAVKELSAREGQTQRVQTLQKGLN from the coding sequence ATGGCAAAGAAAGCAAAGAAGCAGGCCAGAAAGGCCAGTCTTAAGAGTTCTGGATTAAGTGCTCGGACGATGGCTCTGGTACTCTTCTTGATCAGCGCTGCGGTCTACGTCAATACCTTGGGCCACGAGTTTGCATTGGACGACTCGATTGTCATTACCGGTAATGAATACACGGTGCAGGGTTTTGCAGGAATTGACGAGCATTTGACTCGGGACAGCTTTACGGGTTTTTTTGGCAATGAGCGCGACCTGGTTGCTGGTGGGCGTTATCGTCCCATGTCTTTGATCTTCTTTAGTGTGGAATACGCACTCTTTGGCGAAAACCCAACCGTTGGACACTTCTTGAACATACTGTACTACGGTCTTTTAGTCATTCTTCTGTATTTCTGGCTCTGGAGACTTCTGCAGCATCGCGAACACAAATTTTGGTCCTTGCCCTTCATTGCGGCCCTGCTTTTTGCCGTACATCCTCTTCACACGGAAATTGTAGCGAACATCAAGGGTCGGGATGATATTTTTGCGCTGCTTGGCGCTTTAGGCGCAGCATGGTTCGCCCTTAGATACAGCGACGAGAAAAAGCCGCTGAATCTCCTTTGGTCCGGTCTTCTCTTCTTCTTTGGAATTATGTCCAAGGAGAATACCATCACATTCCTAGCGGTGATTCCACTGAGTCTCTATTATTTTCGGAAGCCGTCCGTCAAAGAATACGTCATCAGTTTGGCCCCAGCCCTCTTGGCAACGGCAGTATTTATGGCTCTTCGAATTTCCGTAGTAGGTGTTTTTGCGGGTGGTCAGGCAGACAACCTCATTAACAACCCCTTTATGGAAGCAACGATAGGGGAACGCTATGGAACCACGTTTTACACACTTTGGCGCTATTTACGCCTCCTTTTCTTACCGGTAGGACTTACTGCAGACTACTACCCGTATCACATTCCTCTATTGGATTTTTCGGATTGGCGGGTCTGGTTGGGAATTGTGTCGAATGGGGCGCTTTTAATTTGGGCGCTGATCAAGCTACCGAGTCGAAGCATCGTGAGTTTTGGAGTCTTGTACTACTTCATTACCCTAAGTATCGTATCGAACGTCTTCTTCACTATTGGAGCCTTTATGAACGAGCGCTTTGTCTTCATGTCTTCTGTGGGCTGGGCTTTGGCAGTTGCTTATGGGCTCATACATTTTGCGGGAAACAAGGAAGGAGGTAAGGCGCCCAGTGCGCTGCGCTACTCGGTCTTGGGTATTGCACTCGTTTTCGCGGTGATGAGTATTTCCAGAAATCGAGATTGGAAGAACAACGAGACCATATATGCTGCTGACGTTTTGACCAGTGTGAATTCCTGTAAAGCGAACCTGGCGTATGGCGTACAAACCGTAAAGAATGCCGTAAAACTTCCGGCCGGTCAAAAGCGAGATCAAATGCTCAATGAAGGTATTGGGCATGTGGAGCGCGCGCTGGAAATTTATCCTCAGTACATAGAGGCCCTTTCAGAAATGGGGACCATTCGCTTCAATCAAGGCCGTATAGACGAAGCAATCGATTACTATATGATGTGCATGGAAGTTCGCAACAATCAGGACAACAGGGCCATCATGCACTCGAACATTAATTTTGTCTTTGAGCGTGTCAAAGACCCTCAAGGTCATCTCGATGCCATCAATCGATTCTTGGAATACGATACAGTGAATGCTGCTCCTTTGATTACCAAGGGACGTATCCTGGAGAACGAGTTTAGCAGACATGAAAAAGCCGCACAGGCTTTTCGGGCTGCTGCGGCTCGAGAACCGGAGAACCCTGATCCTTGGTACAGCTTAGGGGTCATTGCCTACAACAATAGAAATTTGGCCTTGCTCGATGAGGCGGTTAAGGAATTATCGGCCCGTGAGGGCCAGACCCAAAGGGTTCAAACACTCCAAAAGGGACTGAATTAG
- a CDS encoding glycosyltransferase family 2 protein — MEISVVIPVMNEEGNVAELHREIVETCVANNYTYEVIFVDDGSSDRTIEIIKGLSPVKLIEFRKNFGQTAAMDAGIKAAQYEYVVTMDGDRQNDPADIPAMLNFIESEGLDVVSGWRKNRKDSFAKHFVSRGANQLRKLLINDRIHDSGCSLKVYRRACFKGISLYGEMHRFIPAILKIKGFKVGEVVVNHRARTAGVTKYNWRRTLKGLIDMISVWFWNKYSVRPLHLLGGLGISAMILSFFAGAWTFYQFLMGQSMSDSAWPLVTMFLFLGGLQLFISGLLADIIIKNYFETTKDHSYSIARVIEND, encoded by the coding sequence ATGGAGATTTCGGTGGTCATTCCAGTTATGAATGAAGAGGGCAACGTCGCTGAGTTGCACCGTGAGATTGTCGAGACATGTGTCGCAAACAACTATACCTACGAGGTCATCTTTGTCGATGATGGGTCTTCAGACCGAACCATTGAGATTATCAAAGGATTATCCCCGGTTAAATTGATTGAATTTCGAAAGAATTTTGGTCAAACAGCCGCCATGGACGCCGGCATTAAAGCGGCGCAGTACGAGTACGTTGTCACGATGGACGGCGATCGACAGAACGATCCGGCAGATATTCCGGCCATGTTGAACTTTATAGAGTCGGAAGGCTTAGACGTGGTCAGTGGTTGGCGTAAAAACCGCAAGGACAGTTTCGCCAAACATTTCGTTTCTCGCGGAGCAAACCAGTTGCGTAAGCTCCTCATCAACGACCGCATTCACGACAGCGGATGCTCCTTGAAAGTATATCGCCGTGCCTGTTTCAAAGGAATCTCCCTATACGGTGAGATGCACCGATTCATCCCGGCCATCCTCAAAATCAAAGGATTTAAAGTTGGAGAAGTTGTGGTGAACCACCGCGCGCGAACTGCAGGAGTCACGAAATACAACTGGCGCAGAACGTTAAAGGGTCTGATCGATATGATTTCCGTTTGGTTCTGGAACAAATACTCCGTGCGCCCTCTCCACCTTCTCGGAGGTTTGGGAATCTCTGCCATGATTCTATCTTTTTTCGCTGGAGCCTGGACCTTCTACCAATTCCTAATGGGTCAAAGCATGTCTGACAGCGCCTGGCCGTTGGTGACCATGTTCCTCTTTCTAGGAGGGCTTCAACTCTTTATCTCTGGCCTACTGGCCGACATCATTATCAAGAATTACTTCGAGACCACGAAGGACCACAGCTACAGCATTGCCCGAGTTATCGAAAACGACTAA
- the era gene encoding GTPase Era, with amino-acid sequence MSEGKHKAGFVNIIGNPNVGKSTLMNALVGERLSIITNKAQTTRHRILGIVNDPGFQIVFSDTPGVIQPAYKLQESMMDFVKSAFQDADVLVYMVEPGEKRLKDEALFERLKRNEIPLLLVINKIDTTEPVKLEEYASYWKEQFPRAEVIPISALESFGVEPLKNRIVELLPESPPFFAKDALTDKSERFFVEEAIRKQILLNYKKEIPYSVEVEVEEFKEEERIIRIRAIIMVARETQKGIIIGHQGKMIKKVGTNARKELEDFFQKKIHLELYVKVVKDWRDSDRDLKRFGYKS; translated from the coding sequence ATGAGCGAAGGAAAACACAAAGCCGGGTTTGTCAACATTATAGGAAACCCCAACGTAGGGAAATCCACCTTGATGAATGCCCTGGTGGGGGAGCGATTGTCCATCATCACGAACAAGGCGCAAACAACGCGTCATCGAATCTTGGGTATTGTCAATGACCCTGGATTTCAAATTGTGTTTAGCGATACGCCAGGAGTGATCCAACCGGCCTATAAGCTCCAGGAAAGCATGATGGATTTTGTGAAGTCTGCCTTTCAAGATGCAGATGTGCTGGTCTACATGGTGGAGCCGGGAGAAAAGCGTTTGAAAGACGAAGCGCTGTTTGAGCGTTTGAAGCGCAACGAAATTCCTTTGCTGCTGGTCATCAATAAGATCGATACCACAGAGCCGGTCAAGCTCGAGGAATATGCGAGCTACTGGAAAGAGCAGTTTCCTCGCGCTGAGGTGATTCCTATTTCGGCCTTGGAGAGCTTTGGTGTGGAGCCTTTGAAGAACCGCATTGTTGAGCTCTTGCCTGAATCCCCGCCCTTTTTCGCCAAGGATGCATTGACCGACAAATCGGAGCGTTTCTTTGTGGAAGAGGCCATTCGCAAGCAGATTCTTTTGAACTACAAAAAGGAAATTCCCTACTCGGTTGAGGTGGAAGTGGAGGAGTTCAAAGAGGAGGAGCGCATCATCCGCATTAGAGCCATCATCATGGTCGCCAGAGAGACCCAAAAGGGGATCATCATTGGCCATCAGGGCAAGATGATCAAGAAGGTGGGCACCAATGCCCGCAAAGAGCTGGAGGATTTCTTTCAAAAGAAGATCCACTTGGAACTCTACGTCAAGGTAGTGAAGGACTGGCGCGATAGCGATCGGGACCTAAAGCGCTTTGGATATAAGAGCTAG
- a CDS encoding tetratricopeptide repeat protein, which yields MAKKSKKAKAQVKNGPWWQQTRTVYALIAAVSLVLYANTLGNEYALDDAIAITSNQFTKQGFAGIPDLFKYDTFTGFFGTTKELVAGGRYRPLSLVTFAIEYQLFGENPGVSHFFNILFYALTGIVIWQLVSRMISGRLGSGQEASNKWYLSLPLVVTLLFIAHPLHTEVVANIKGRDDMMALLGALLAWKYSWDYLDGKGIKYAVYSSLALFMGLLSKENAITFLAVIPLAHYFFTDKPIPKIAVNFVPLLVGAAAFLAIRFAIIGFPKSETVVELMNNPFLEMNVGQKYATIIYTLGVYLKLLFVPHPLTYDYYPYHIPITNFTDLRFILSAAAYLGMGVFALIRLPKRDVMSFSILYFFATMSIVSNLFFPIGAFMNERFAYFGSFAWTLVIGVLLVQRLPRAMAQRADAIAQYTLAILLLAFSVKTITRNPNWKNDFTLFQHDVKISKNSAKSNVTAGGSLIEAADVIQEPQRQKQMYLEAQGYLDRSLEIHPDYVDALLLRGNVAFKIDQDMEEALEYYFKILELAPNNVNVPKNILIVINGHKSAKYQIGVIDRYLAVNPTQYEMLIRKGELYGRALKDMNASERAFEAATQANPNDVRGWKNLGTVYGIQERYQEAIEALLTAERIAPNDPEVLTNLAITYNRVGDTRKAQEYQRRVPQQ from the coding sequence ATGGCGAAGAAGAGTAAGAAGGCAAAAGCACAGGTGAAGAATGGACCTTGGTGGCAACAGACGCGAACCGTATACGCGCTCATTGCGGCGGTGAGTTTGGTGCTTTATGCAAACACCTTGGGCAATGAATACGCGCTGGACGACGCCATCGCCATTACTTCCAATCAGTTTACCAAGCAGGGCTTTGCGGGCATTCCAGATCTGTTCAAGTACGACACCTTTACCGGGTTTTTCGGAACCACTAAGGAACTCGTTGCTGGAGGACGGTATCGGCCACTGTCGCTGGTTACCTTTGCCATTGAATATCAGCTCTTCGGGGAGAACCCTGGCGTGAGTCATTTTTTCAATATTCTCTTCTATGCCTTGACGGGTATTGTGATTTGGCAATTGGTCAGTCGCATGATTTCGGGCCGATTGGGATCGGGTCAAGAAGCGTCCAATAAATGGTATTTATCCCTGCCCTTGGTGGTGACTCTGCTCTTCATCGCGCATCCTCTCCATACCGAGGTGGTCGCCAACATTAAGGGGCGTGATGATATGATGGCCTTATTAGGCGCTCTATTGGCTTGGAAGTACTCCTGGGACTATCTAGATGGAAAAGGAATAAAATATGCCGTATACTCCTCTTTGGCCCTTTTCATGGGGCTTTTAAGCAAGGAGAACGCAATCACGTTCTTGGCGGTGATTCCTCTGGCGCATTATTTCTTTACCGATAAGCCTATCCCCAAAATCGCAGTAAATTTTGTTCCCTTACTCGTGGGAGCTGCGGCTTTTCTGGCCATTCGTTTTGCCATTATTGGTTTTCCTAAATCGGAGACGGTTGTGGAGCTCATGAATAACCCTTTCCTTGAAATGAATGTGGGTCAGAAATACGCGACCATCATCTACACCCTCGGGGTTTATTTGAAGCTCTTGTTTGTGCCGCACCCCTTGACCTACGATTACTATCCCTATCACATTCCGATAACAAACTTCACGGATCTCCGCTTCATTCTGAGTGCAGCAGCCTATTTGGGTATGGGAGTATTCGCATTGATTCGACTTCCAAAGCGGGATGTAATGAGTTTTTCCATCCTGTATTTCTTCGCCACCATGAGCATCGTATCGAACTTATTCTTCCCCATTGGGGCCTTTATGAACGAGCGATTCGCGTATTTCGGGTCCTTTGCCTGGACCTTGGTTATTGGCGTTCTTTTGGTGCAGCGCTTACCGCGCGCTATGGCCCAACGGGCCGATGCCATAGCTCAGTATACCTTGGCCATCCTTCTCCTGGCCTTTAGTGTTAAGACCATTACCCGAAATCCGAATTGGAAGAATGATTTCACGCTCTTTCAGCACGATGTAAAAATCTCCAAGAACAGCGCAAAGAGTAATGTTACAGCTGGTGGAAGCCTCATAGAAGCTGCTGATGTCATTCAAGAACCGCAGCGTCAAAAACAGATGTACCTGGAGGCCCAGGGATACCTTGACCGCTCTCTTGAAATACATCCAGATTACGTTGATGCGCTTCTTCTTCGTGGAAATGTGGCTTTTAAGATCGACCAGGATATGGAAGAGGCCTTGGAGTATTACTTCAAGATTCTTGAGCTAGCCCCGAATAACGTCAATGTGCCCAAGAACATCCTGATTGTGATAAATGGGCACAAAAGCGCCAAGTATCAAATAGGGGTCATTGACCGCTACTTAGCTGTAAATCCGACCCAGTATGAAATGCTTATTCGCAAAGGAGAGCTCTATGGCCGAGCATTAAAAGATATGAATGCGTCTGAGCGGGCTTTTGAGGCCGCGACCCAAGCCAATCCGAATGACGTTCGAGGCTGGAAGAACCTCGGCACGGTATACGGAATTCAAGAACGTTACCAAGAGGCCATAGAAGCCCTGCTCACGGCAGAGCGCATAGCTCCGAATGATCCAGAAGTCCTGACCAATCTTGCGATTACCTATAATAGGGTAGGTGACACGCGAAAGGCGCAAGAGTATCAGAGGAGAGTTCCTCAACAGTAA
- a CDS encoding SCO family protein, with protein sequence MKSLWIRVGIVLAVAVVGILIAMPILTPEKQLPIYQPSDINPKLVDTTLQSVRENHTISDFRLVNQLGDPYTKADLEGQIYVADFFFTTCPTICKQMVKHMYLVQEEFLEDEEVHLVSHSVFPEQDSVPVLAAYAEQYGIQSNRWTLLTGDKPTIYDLARKSYFAVTTEGNGGKTDFIHTENFVLVDKEFRLRGFYDGTDQADVQRLIRDIYILKKEYQKES encoded by the coding sequence ATGAAAAGTCTTTGGATACGCGTTGGAATTGTTTTGGCTGTAGCGGTGGTCGGTATCCTCATTGCCATGCCCATACTTACCCCAGAAAAACAGCTTCCCATTTATCAACCTTCGGACATCAACCCGAAATTAGTGGATACGACCCTTCAGTCTGTTCGTGAGAATCACACCATTTCAGACTTCCGTCTAGTGAATCAATTGGGAGATCCTTACACCAAAGCAGATCTAGAGGGCCAGATCTACGTCGCGGATTTCTTTTTCACCACCTGCCCCACGATTTGCAAGCAAATGGTAAAGCACATGTATTTGGTCCAAGAAGAGTTTCTGGAAGACGAAGAAGTGCACTTGGTATCGCATTCTGTCTTCCCCGAACAGGATTCAGTTCCTGTATTGGCCGCTTACGCGGAGCAGTACGGAATTCAATCAAATCGATGGACTCTACTGACCGGAGATAAACCCACCATTTACGACCTCGCTCGAAAGTCGTACTTCGCGGTCACCACGGAAGGGAACGGGGGTAAGACTGATTTTATCCACACCGAGAATTTTGTCTTGGTGGATAAGGAATTTCGACTTCGAGGATTTTATGACGGCACGGATCAAGCGGACGTTCAACGCCTCATTCGAGACATATATATCCTCAAAAAGGAATACCAAAAGGAGTCTTGA